A part of Vespa crabro chromosome 20, iyVesCrab1.2, whole genome shotgun sequence genomic DNA contains:
- the LOC124431126 gene encoding cyclin-A2 — translation MATIRVHEDQENRIADIFRGKENIVVPAQNQVLQQTKRAVLGVLHNNCHRIVKTDICKDEKHPKAKSIVTVPFEPFKIYEDKKDEPAFKVYEDKLEEETSVVLRDSKEEREIVTKQEVTVQSEQKKPRLDINSLSINDLPIFCNNLQEIIKSKQDDALPQGSPMSLDKSLLFPNSSNKDNRTNKESSRELRINFFDVEEYRADIYSYLRVAERQHRPKPGYMKKQPDITYLMRLILVDWLVEVAEEYRLQTETLYLAVSYIDRFLSYMSVVRAKLQLVGTAAMFIAAKYEEIYPPDVGEFVYITDDTYTKKQVLRMEHLILRVLSFDLTVPTPLAFLKDYCISNNLSEKIKFLAMYLCELSLLEADPYLQYLPSHLAASAVALARHTLQEETWPHELELSTGYSLHELKDCVSHLNKTFHNASNIQQQAIQEKYKSSKYGHVALLLPRSSEALVYEDEESA, via the exons ATGGCTACGATTCGAGTGCACGAGGATCAAGAAAACCGCATTGCCGATATCTTTCGtggtaaagaaaatatcgttgtGCCCGCTCAAAATCAAGTCCTGCAACAAACAAAACGCGCGGTTTTGGGTGTTTTGCATAATAACTGCCATCGAATTGTTAAAAca GATATCTGCAAAGATGAAAAGCATCCAAAAGCAAAATCTATTGTGACAGTGCCATTTGAACCATTCAAAATTTATGAAGACAAAAAGGATGAACCTGCCTTTAAAGTTTATGAAGATAAATTGGAAGAAGAAACTTCTGTTGTACTTAGGGAttcgaaagaggagagagaaatagtaacAAAACAAGAAGTGACTGTTCAATCGGAACAAAAAAAGCCGAGGTTAGACATAAATTCGTTATCTATCAACGATCTGCCAATATTTTGCAACAATCttcaagaaataataaaaagcaagCAAGATGATGCTTTGCCGCAAGGTAGCCCAATGTCATTGGATAAATCTCTTTTGTTCCCGAATTCttcgaataaagataatagaacaAATAAGGAATCATCCAGAGAACttagaattaatttctttgacGTAGAAGAATATAGGGCagatatatatagttatttacGTGTTGCAGAG AGACAACATAGACCAAAACCTGGTTACATGAAAAAGCAGCCAGATATAACATATTTAATGAGGTTGATATTAGTAGACTGGCTTGTTGAAGTAGCAGAAGAATATCGATTACAAACAGAAACATTGTATTTGGCTGTTTCTTATATAGATAGATTCTTATCATATATGAGTGTCGTACGGGCAAAGTTGCAGCTCGTTGGTACTGCTGCTATGTTTATAGCTGC AAAATACGAAGAAATTTATCCACCAGATGTTGGTGAGTTTGTATATATTACGGATGATACATATACCAAGAAACAGGTATTGCGAATGGAACATTTGATTTTAAGGGTATTGTCTTTTGATCTTACTGTACCGACACCTTTGGCATTTCTTAAAGATTATTGCATTAGTAATAATCTGTCAGAAAAGATCAAATTTTTAGCAATG TACTTGTGTGAATTATCTTTACTCGAAGCTGATCCATATCTGCAATATTTACCAAGTCATTTAGCTGCATCTGCAGTCGCACTTGCACGGCATACATTGCAAGAAGAAACATGGCCACATGAATTGGAATTATCAACAGGTTATAGCTTACATGAGCTTAAAGATTGTGTTTCTCACCTGAATAAAACATTTCATAATGCATCCAATATTCAGCAACAAGcaatacaagaaaaatataaaagcagCAA ATATGGACATGTAGCTCTTTTACTGCCACGTAGTTCTGAAGCTTTGGTgtatgaagatgaagaaagtgCATAG
- the LOC124431125 gene encoding nuclear fragile X mental retardation-interacting protein 1, translating into MSPLNRGPLLGPRLPPAGIRLPPPPRFGARLPPPGMPPRMPLPPMSAILGPMRQRLPPPPRLGGVAQPGGPLPLFPPGRAPLPPMAGPRGPLMCPWPRRVLPPQILPHMRPRFSTRNGTVKGKVLNNAKKVIKLEELELKKPWMTDEIRSEIQKKNKLYAKAKKNKDAKEWGEFKDLRNKVTRMIRDAKNEYLVTKHPEQAHLYPNNDEPYDKRDENYESSDEDQQYYCEVCDRDFPSKDTLSEHVNTHKLCGIDGCTFTAHPLLVEKHISMQHSTGLYQRMKNLSTPEDIQKWIAERKRKYPTKANIEEQKNAELKKIQRGEIIKQEQRFVRPRTNKINTSTERKRRNRKRRIPKYENIVPVTDIYRGLISFPGTSCLNDDSNESLNEEHSETKSTTADAIIESTFNISDEEDIPIESNLITSPIKNTLTCSLVADYESEDEMPEEIPIKKSKICLDQKKIMEEKVLNPEQNVSNYNTLSDTVSNKKISNILNKSNRKEKETQPYNIRTKNTVINNKRNNKNSLNLLQRLLSRSIQHERNMICQCIKYIVDNNFFDCD; encoded by the exons ATGAGTCCGTTAAACAGAGGTCCTCTCTTGGGACCAAGACTTCCACCGGCCGGTATACGACTACCTCCGCCTCCAAGATTTGGTGCTAGACTTCCACCACCAGGTATGCCTCCGAGAATGCCGCTACCTCCAATGAGTGCAATCCTTGGCCCGATGAGACAGAGATTGCCTCCTCCCCCTAGACTAGGCGGTGTGGCCCAACCTGGTGGACCACTACCACTTTTTCCACCAGGTAGGGCACCGTTACCACCTATGGCAGGACCTCGAGGTCCACTTATGTGTCCATGGCCTCGGAGAGTCTTACCACCACAAATTTTACCACACATGAGGCCAAGGTTCTCTACTAGAAATGGAACGGTCAAAGGCAAAGTATTAAATAACGCCAAGAAAGTCATCAAGCTTGAG gaattagaattaaaaaaaccATGGATGACAGATGAAATTCGCAgtgaaatacaaaagaaaaataagctTTATGCTAAGGCAAAGAAGAATAAGGATGCAAAAGAATGGGGAGAATTTAAGGATCTACGCAATAAAGTCACAAGAATGATAAGAGATGCAAAGAATGAATATCTTGTTACTAAACACCCTGAACag GCACATCTTTATCCAAACAATGATGAACCATATGacaaaagagatgaaaattatgaaagttCAGATGAAGATCAACAATACTATTGTGAAGTATGTGATAGAGATTTTCCATCAAAAGATACATTATCAGAACATGTAAATACACATAAGTTATGTGGTATAGATGGTTGTACTTTTACTGCTCACCCATTACTTGTTGAAAAACATATTAGTATGCAACATAGTACTGGGTTATatcaaagaatgaaaaatttatcgacACCAGAAGATATTCAAAAGTGGATTGCTGAAAGGAAAAG GAAATATCCTACAAAAGCAAAtatagaagaacaaaaaaatgcaGAATTAAAGAAGATACAACGAGGTGAAATAATCAAACAAGAGCAAAGATTTGTTCGACCAaggacaaataaaataaacacttctacagaaagaaaacgaagaaatcgTAAACGACGAATACCGAAATATGAGAATATAGTACCTGTTACAGATATTTACAGAGGTCTAATTTCATTTCCAGGAACAT cTTGTCTAAATGATGACTCTAATGAAAGTTTAAACGAAGAACATTCGGAAACAAAATCTACTACTGCTGATGCAATTATAGAAAGTACATTTAATATCTCTGATGAGGAAGATATACCAATTGAAAGTAATTTGATAACTAgtccaataaaaaatactttaacGTGCAGCTTAGTAGCGGACTATGAAAGTGAAG acgAGATGCCAGAAGAAATACCTATAAAAAAATCCAAAATATGTTtagatcaaaagaaaattatggaAGAAAAAGTGTTAAATCCTGAACAAAATGtcagtaattataatacattatctGACACAGTATCaaacaagaaaatatctaatattttaaataaatctaatagaaaggaaaaagaaactcaaccatataatatacgtacaaAGAACACagttatcaataataaaaggaataataaaaatagtttaaATTTATTGCAAAGGTTACTTTCTAGATCTATACAAcatgaaagaaatatgatctgtcaatgtataaaatatatagtggataataattttttcgacTGTGActag
- the LOC124431123 gene encoding tight junction protein ZO-1 isoform X6: protein MSLKEARKLMDQCKDRLSIVITRDSSCCHVQQQVKTDSGEYLSGASYSSQNLYVPPPTRQPLEDKSNLVPRGRSRGPLMDVSLSQLDLPATPTVDPPRPPPPRPEDYYSSRRQMYDEDSITQRTKQPMPDPRFITFQKEGSVGVRLCGGNETGVFVTAVQAGSPASLQGLQPGDKILKVNDMDMKGVTREEAVLFLLSLQEQIDLIVQHRRQEYDQIVASGRGDSFHIKTHFHYEQPEKGEMSFRSGDVFHVVDTLHNGVVGSWQVFRIGRNNQEVQKGIIPNKARAEELATAQFNATKKELSASESRGSFFRRRRSSHRRSKSLGRDHWDDVVFSDSVSKFPAYERVILRHPGFVRPVVLFGPVADLGREKLLKDFPDKFTSPQMESQMEESGNKNTKSSGIIRLSAIREVMDRGKHALLDITPNAVDRLNYAQFYPIVIFLKAETKQVIKEMRAGIPKSAHKSSKKLLEQCQKLDKIWGHIFSAVITLTTPEAWYRKLRELIDRQQQGSLWMSQTKPEEALSDDFLFPMTSRLSYASSPESDLELSPAPALPGTLGPPIRLKSSSDPSIATQDDTTAPPPYSTNYQQSFEQHKRRSQGGAGDSKYGFSLSGQTSNQSGSPEYLGTSFEPRSPHHSPPDLPPRIDRNIKPTNQTTRGTVRSTQERLINKTDSVLDVGNYINASPHKVNATSSLERTQTKTGSYDSMSSYDSYNNNTNGNSSYAGVNLNTSTNRLGPNVPDDLKSSGMSARAHDPYRFTRSTAQPVATQEPQATRTDYAKYSRTTDYKPISIPQNKPGGSYKPIPPPKPKNYRPPQTTLVGDENSGNNGNNGNNGNNGSNAYQHTKSYSIATSHVHNGVENNSNVRRNNSQYYYNIPPPTRHNENNQVNSHHNHSHITPPIHSHSLSHTHPHSSPPVTSHSHSNSAGQINLSSTHNRNNINHNGFNHNNSHGSGSQTYASGNSTHNREPNGLDLAGSREQRGSAFELYRKPVHHYNIR, encoded by the exons GCAAGAAAGTTAATGGATCAATGTAAGGATCGTTTGTCCATCGTTATTACCAGAGATTCTTCGTGTTGTCATGTCCAACAACAAGTTAAAACTGATAGCGGCGAGTATTTGTCCGGTGCGAGTTACAGCAGTCAAAATTTGTACGTTCCACCACCAACAAGACAACCATTGGAAGATAAAAGTAATCTGGTTCCAAGGGGACGTTCAAGAGGTCCTTTAATGGACGTTTCTTTGAGCCAATTGGATTTACCAGCTACACCAACAGTAGATCCACCTAGACCACCACCTCCAAGACCTGAAG attattacAGTTCCCGGAGGCAGATGTACGATGAGGACTCTATTACACAACGAACGAAACAGCCAAT GCCGGATCCACGATTCATTACCTTCCAAAAGGAAGGTTCAGTAGGGGTACGATTGTGCGGAGGAAATGAAACTGGCGTTTTTGTAACGGCGGTTCAAGCTGGAAGTCCGGCCTCTCTTCAAGGTCTTCAACCGGGTGACAAAATTTTAAAG GTAAATGACATGGACATGAAAGGTGTAACCAGAGAGGAAGCGGTATTGTTTCTTCTTAGTCTTCAAGAACAAATCGATCTGATCGTACAGCATCGACGTCAGGAATACGATCAAATAGTTGCATCCGGTAGAGGTGATTCGTTTCACATTAA gACACATTTTCATTATGAACAACCTGAAAAGGGAGAAATGAGTTTTCGCAGTGGTGACGTCTTTCACGTGGTAGACACTCTTCATAATGGAGTCGTAGGTTCTTGGCAGGTATTCCGAATTGGAAGAAATAATCAAGAAGTACAGAAAGGTATTATTCCAAACAAAGCGCGCGCCGAGGAACTTGCTACTGCACAATTCAATGCCACGAAGAAGGAATTAAGCGCTAGCGAGAGCAGAGGTAGTTTCTttaggagaagaagaagtagtcaTAGACGTTCAAAATCTCTGGGAAGG GATCATTGGGACGATGTGGTATTCTCCGACAGTGTCAGTAAATTTCCAGCTTACGAACGAGTCATTCTACGACATCCTGGTTTTGTTAGACCAGTCGTACTTTTTGGCCCTGTCGCTGATCTTGGTAGGGAAAAATTACTTAAGGATTTTCCCGACAAATTTACTTCCCCAC AAATGGAAAGTCAAATGGAAGAGAgcggtaataaaaatactaaatcATCGGGTATAATCCGTTTGAGTGCCATCAGAGAAGTAATGGATAGAGGAAAACATGCTCTTCTAGATATTACTCCGAATGCTGTAGATCGATTAAATTATGCTCAGTTTTATCCTAttgtgatatttttaaaagctGAAACAAAACAAGTTATTAAAGAAATGAGAGCAGGTATTCCCAA ATCAGCGCACAAAAGTAGCAAAAAACTTTTAGAACAATGTCAGAAATTGGATAAAATTTGGGGACACATATTTAGTGCTGTTATCACACTTACAACTCCTGAAGCTTGGTATCGAAAACTCAGAGAACTGATAGATCGTCAGCAGCAGGGATCTTTATGGATGAGCCAAACAAAg CCGGAAGAAGCCCTCTCGGATGATTTCCTATTCCCGATGACTTCTCGCCTCTCCTACGCTTCCTCTCCGGAGAGTGATCTGGAATTAAGCCCTGCACCAGCACTTCCTGGGACATTGGGTCCACCTATACGCTTGAAAAGTAGTTCAGATCCAAGTATTGCTACCCAAGACGATACAACCGCACCTCCTCCATATTCTACAAATTATCAA cAATCTTTTGAACAACATAAAAGAAGATCACAAGGAGGTGCTGGAGATAGCAAATATGGTTTCTCTTTATCGGGACAAACGAGTAATCAATCTGGTTCTCCTGAATATCTCGGTACTTCATTCGAACCTAGATCTCCACATCATAGTCCTCCGGATCTACCACCAcggatcgatcgaaatattaaaCCAACAAATCAAACAACACGGGGAACGGTACGTTCTACGCAAGAAAGGCTCATTAATAAAACTGATTCTGTTTTGGACGttggaaattatataaatgcatCGCCTCATAAAGTAAATGCTACGTCATCTCTTGAAAGGACACAAACAAAAACG ggAAGTTACGATAGTATGTCTTCATAtgattcatataataataatactaatggaAATTCAAGTTATGCTGGTGTTAATCTGAATACATCGACCAATCGTTTAGGCCCGAATGTACCTGATGACTTAAAAAGTAGTGGCATGTCAGCCAGAGCCCATGACCCATACAGATTTACAAGATCTACAGCTCAACCTGTAGCTACACAAGAACCTCAAGCTACTAGAACAGATTATGCCAAATATAG CAGGACCACAGACTATAAACCAATATCAATTCCACAAAATAAGCCAGGAGGATCATACAAACCCATACCACCGCCAAAGCCCAAGAATTACAGACCACCTCAAACAACTTTAGTAGGAGATGAAAATAGTggaaataatggtaataatgggaacaatggaaataatggAAGCAATGCTTATCAGCACACAAAAAGTTATTCTATTGCCACTTCACACGTGCATAATGGA GTAGAAAATAATAGCAACGTTAGACGCAACAACAgtcagtattattataatattccaCCTCCCACTCgtcataatgaaaataaccaAGTAAATTCGCATCATAATCACAGCCACATAACTCCGCCAATACATAGTCATAGCCTGAGTCATACTCATCCACACTCTAGTCCTCCTGTGacttctcattctcattcaaATAGTGCTGGTCAAATAAATCTCAGTTCCACGCATAATCGAAACAACATTAATCATAATGGtttcaatcataataacagtCATGGAAGTGGAAGCCAAACTTATGCTTCTGGTAATTCTACTCACAATAGAGAACCTAATGGTTTAGATTTAGCTGGAAGCAGGGAGCAAAGAGGTAGTGCCTTTGAACTTTATCGGAAACCGGtacatcattataatattaggtAA